Proteins from one Thaumasiovibrio subtropicus genomic window:
- the fadR gene encoding fatty acid metabolism transcriptional regulator FadR produces the protein MVIKADSPASFAEKYIIESIWNNHFPQGSILPAERELSELIGVTRTTLREVLQRLARDGWLTIQHGKPTRVNDYMQTSGLSILDTLVTLDGQDIQGVVEGLLSARTDISCVYMRYAVKSNGEAAQSTVAAVIESCERLIAAQSFEAYLETCEPSERQALQQEVKKIVDKYGKDDPELCEAICRGRAFNYHDYRLFQGLAAHSNNMVYVLTINGLRKIYTRIGGYYFMQPEACELALNFYKAMLALCTERRADAVPEVLKTYGRESGGIWFKHREQITHLMAEEEK, from the coding sequence ATGGTAATTAAGGCGGATAGCCCGGCATCATTTGCTGAAAAATACATTATTGAAAGCATCTGGAACAATCACTTCCCGCAGGGGTCGATACTCCCAGCTGAGCGCGAGTTGTCTGAACTAATTGGTGTGACGCGAACGACATTGCGTGAAGTACTGCAGCGCTTAGCTCGTGATGGTTGGTTAACGATTCAACATGGTAAGCCAACTCGCGTCAATGACTATATGCAAACGTCAGGCTTGAGTATTCTCGATACGTTAGTGACCTTGGATGGACAAGACATTCAAGGTGTTGTTGAAGGCCTACTATCTGCTCGTACTGATATTAGTTGCGTGTACATGCGCTACGCCGTGAAGTCGAATGGTGAGGCAGCACAAAGTACCGTAGCCGCGGTGATTGAAAGCTGTGAGCGTTTGATTGCGGCACAAAGTTTTGAAGCCTATTTAGAGACTTGTGAACCCAGTGAACGCCAAGCTTTACAACAAGAAGTGAAAAAGATTGTTGATAAGTACGGTAAAGATGACCCAGAGCTGTGTGAAGCGATTTGTCGTGGCCGAGCATTCAATTATCATGACTATCGTTTGTTCCAAGGTTTAGCGGCGCACTCGAACAATATGGTCTACGTGCTGACCATTAACGGTCTACGTAAAATCTACACCCGTATCGGTGGTTACTACTTCATGCAACCAGAAGCTTGTGAGTTAGCGTTGAACTTCTATAAAGCAATGCTAGCACTGTGTACCGAACGTCGTGCAGACGCAGTACCCGAAGTGCTGAAAACCTACGGTCGCGAAAGTGGTGGTATTTGGTTTAAACATCGTGAGCAAATCACCCATCTGATGGCGGAAGAAGAGAAATAA
- a CDS encoding SpoVR family protein, which yields MTNKKRNTPLSDGPDWTFSLLEDYHTEIRRVAEHYRLDYYQNQIEIITAEQMMDAYSSIGMPINYNHWSFGKRFIETEQGYKHGQMGLAYEIVINSDPCIAYLMEENTITMQALVMAHACYGHNSFFKGNYLFQAWTDANSIIDYLLFAKKYITECEEKYGVEDVEKLLDSCHALMNYGVDRYKRPERISMAEEKARQQAREDYLQTQVNALWRTIPVQQEKQEEEHTRFPQEPQENLLYFIEKHAPLLEPWQREIVRIVRKVSQYFYPQKQTQVMNEGWATFWHYTILNHLYEEGLVTDRFIMEFLHSHTNVVAQPPYNSPYYSGINPYALGFAMFTDLRRICEEPTEEDKHWFPDIAGSDWLDTLHFAMQNFKDESFISQYLSPKVMRDFKLFSVTDDDKHNYVEVDVIHNEEGYRLLREKLSAQYNLSNHEPNIQVWNVALRGDRSLTLRYVPHDRIPLAETYDEVLKHLYRLWGFDITLEEELPDGRVQILGTCPKRNQYNTEI from the coding sequence ATGACAAACAAGAAGCGTAACACACCGCTCAGCGATGGTCCGGACTGGACTTTTTCGTTACTTGAAGACTACCACACAGAAATACGCCGTGTGGCAGAGCACTACCGTCTCGATTACTACCAAAATCAGATCGAGATAATCACTGCCGAACAGATGATGGATGCCTATTCTTCGATTGGCATGCCAATTAACTACAACCACTGGTCGTTTGGTAAACGTTTTATTGAAACCGAGCAGGGATATAAGCATGGTCAAATGGGACTAGCTTATGAAATCGTCATCAACTCAGATCCCTGCATCGCTTATTTGATGGAAGAAAACACAATTACCATGCAAGCGTTGGTGATGGCACATGCTTGCTATGGACATAACTCTTTCTTCAAAGGTAACTATCTTTTTCAAGCTTGGACCGATGCCAACTCAATTATTGATTACCTCTTGTTTGCCAAGAAGTACATCACAGAGTGTGAAGAAAAATACGGTGTCGAAGATGTCGAAAAGTTATTGGACTCTTGTCATGCCTTGATGAACTACGGTGTCGACCGCTATAAACGCCCAGAGCGTATCTCTATGGCAGAGGAAAAAGCGCGACAACAAGCGCGAGAAGACTACCTTCAAACCCAAGTCAATGCGTTATGGCGTACTATTCCCGTTCAACAAGAAAAACAGGAAGAGGAGCACACACGCTTTCCTCAAGAACCACAAGAGAACTTACTCTATTTCATTGAAAAACACGCGCCATTACTCGAGCCTTGGCAGCGAGAAATCGTGCGTATTGTGCGCAAGGTCAGTCAATACTTCTACCCGCAAAAACAGACCCAAGTCATGAATGAAGGTTGGGCAACCTTTTGGCACTACACGATTTTGAACCATCTCTATGAAGAGGGACTGGTCACCGATCGGTTTATTATGGAGTTTCTTCATAGCCACACTAATGTTGTTGCACAACCGCCGTATAACAGCCCTTATTACAGTGGTATCAACCCTTACGCATTGGGCTTTGCCATGTTCACTGATTTACGGCGAATTTGTGAAGAGCCTACCGAAGAAGACAAACACTGGTTCCCTGATATTGCGGGATCAGATTGGCTAGATACGCTGCACTTTGCGATGCAGAACTTTAAAGACGAAAGCTTTATTAGCCAATACTTATCACCCAAAGTGATGCGCGACTTTAAGTTATTCAGCGTGACAGATGATGATAAACACAACTATGTCGAAGTTGATGTCATACACAATGAAGAAGGGTATCGCCTGCTACGTGAAAAGCTATCGGCACAGTATAACCTCAGTAATCACGAGCCAAACATTCAGGTTTGGAACGTCGCTCTGCGTGGTGACCGCTCTCTTACGTTACGTTATGTACCGCACGACCGTATTCCTTTAGCCGAGACCTATGATGAAGTACTCAAACACCTCTATCGCTTGTGGGGCTTTGATATCACTTTAGAAGAGGAACTACCAGATGGTCGCGTGCAGATCTTAGGCACCTGCCCTAAGCGTAATCAATACAACACTGAAATCTAA
- a CDS encoding PrkA family serine protein kinase has translation MSIFDHYRQRYEAAKDEELTIQEFLEICREDRSAYANAAERLLMAIGEPEMIDTAQVPRLSRLFSNRVISRYKTFEDFYGMEEAIEQIVSYLKHAAQGLEERKQILYLLGPVGGGKSSLAEKLKSLMQKVPIYILTADGERSPVNDHPFCLFDASEDGDILEKEYGIPQRYLRSIMSPWAAKRLHEFGGDISKFKVVKVRPSILDQVGVAKTEPGDENNQDISSLVGKVDIRQLEHFSQDDPDAYSYSGALCKANQGLMEFVEMFKAPIKVLHPLLTATQEGNYNGTEGLSALPFDGMILAHSNESEWQTFRNNKNNEAFLDRVYIVKVPYCLRISEEIKIYDKLLMSSELDQAPCSPSTLEILARFSVLSRLKEPENSSIYSKMRVYDGETLKDTDPKAKSYQEYRDYAGVDEGMNGLSTRFAFKILSRVFNFDHSEVAANPVHLFYVLEQQIEREQFPADVAEKYLEHLKGFLIPKYVEFIGKEIQTAYLESYSEYGQNIFDRYVTYADFWIQDQEYRDPETGQLFDRSALNNELEKIEKPAGISNPKDFRNEIVNFVLRARANNSGKNPNWTSYEKLRTVIEKKMFSNTEELLPVISFNTKTSTEEQKKHDDFVARMMEKGYTRKQVRLLSEWYLRVRKSS, from the coding sequence ATGAGTATTTTCGACCATTACCGCCAGCGTTATGAGGCAGCTAAAGATGAAGAGCTGACGATTCAAGAATTCTTAGAGATCTGCCGTGAGGACCGCAGTGCTTACGCTAACGCCGCTGAGCGCCTACTCATGGCGATTGGCGAGCCAGAAATGATTGATACCGCGCAAGTACCGCGACTCAGTCGCTTGTTCTCAAACCGCGTTATCTCCCGATACAAAACCTTTGAAGACTTTTATGGCATGGAAGAGGCTATCGAGCAGATCGTTTCTTACCTCAAACATGCCGCACAAGGCCTCGAAGAGCGCAAACAGATTTTATACCTACTTGGCCCTGTTGGTGGGGGTAAGTCCTCGCTTGCTGAAAAACTGAAAAGTTTAATGCAAAAGGTGCCAATCTACATTCTCACCGCTGACGGTGAACGTAGCCCGGTCAATGATCACCCCTTCTGCCTCTTTGACGCGTCAGAAGACGGCGACATCCTTGAAAAAGAGTATGGTATCCCGCAGCGCTACTTGCGTTCGATTATGTCCCCATGGGCTGCCAAGCGCCTGCATGAGTTTGGGGGAGACATCTCTAAATTCAAAGTGGTGAAGGTTCGTCCATCCATACTTGACCAAGTCGGCGTCGCGAAAACAGAGCCGGGGGATGAAAACAACCAAGACATTTCCTCTTTGGTGGGTAAGGTCGACATTCGCCAGCTAGAGCATTTCTCGCAAGATGACCCTGATGCCTATAGCTATTCAGGCGCACTCTGTAAGGCCAACCAAGGCCTAATGGAGTTCGTAGAGATGTTCAAAGCCCCTATTAAAGTGCTTCACCCTTTGCTCACCGCAACTCAAGAGGGCAACTACAACGGTACAGAAGGCCTCTCTGCGCTGCCATTTGATGGCATGATTCTGGCGCACTCCAATGAGTCTGAATGGCAAACATTCCGCAATAACAAAAATAATGAAGCCTTCCTAGACCGTGTCTACATCGTCAAGGTGCCTTACTGTTTGCGCATCTCAGAAGAGATCAAGATTTACGACAAACTGCTCATGAGCAGTGAATTAGACCAAGCGCCTTGCTCTCCAAGTACGTTGGAAATTCTCGCCCGCTTTAGTGTGCTATCACGCTTGAAAGAGCCTGAAAACTCAAGCATCTATTCAAAAATGCGTGTTTATGATGGCGAAACGCTCAAAGATACCGACCCGAAAGCGAAGTCATACCAAGAGTACCGTGACTATGCGGGTGTTGATGAAGGCATGAATGGTCTTTCCACTCGTTTCGCCTTCAAAATCCTATCTAGAGTGTTTAACTTCGACCACTCAGAAGTGGCGGCGAACCCCGTTCACCTCTTCTATGTGCTAGAGCAGCAAATCGAGCGAGAGCAATTCCCTGCTGATGTAGCTGAAAAATACCTAGAGCACCTCAAGGGCTTCTTGATCCCGAAATACGTCGAGTTCATCGGCAAAGAAATTCAAACCGCGTATCTCGAGTCTTACTCTGAGTACGGCCAAAATATTTTTGACCGCTACGTGACCTATGCCGATTTCTGGATTCAAGATCAAGAGTACCGAGATCCAGAAACCGGACAGCTTTTTGACCGCTCTGCGCTCAATAACGAGTTAGAAAAAATCGAAAAGCCCGCTGGTATCAGTAACCCGAAAGACTTCCGGAATGAGATAGTCAACTTCGTCTTACGAGCGCGCGCCAACAACTCCGGCAAGAACCCAAACTGGACCAGTTACGAAAAACTGCGCACCGTGATCGAGAAGAAAATGTTCTCGAATACCGAAGAGTTGCTACCCGTTATCTCCTTCAACACCAAAACGTCAACGGAAGAGCAGAAGAAACACGATGACTTCGTTGCACGCATGATGGAGAAAGGCTACACCCGCAAACAGGTAAGGCTGTTGTCTGAATGGTATTTACGCGTGCGTAAATCGTCTTAA
- a CDS encoding (deoxy)nucleoside triphosphate pyrophosphohydrolase, with amino-acid sequence MKEIRVVAGVIWANDKLFLAQRAAEASQANLWELPGGKVESGETDAAALTRELEEELGISVDVEGFVGETVMQYTDKRVRLLAYHVTWKSGNICLHDHQAQQWLSPQEALLQSLCVADIPLIEALL; translated from the coding sequence ATGAAAGAAATCCGTGTGGTCGCTGGGGTGATCTGGGCTAATGATAAACTGTTTCTCGCGCAAAGAGCCGCTGAGGCAAGTCAGGCAAACCTTTGGGAACTGCCTGGAGGGAAAGTGGAATCGGGGGAAACCGATGCTGCGGCGTTGACTCGAGAGCTTGAAGAAGAATTGGGCATCAGCGTGGACGTTGAAGGTTTTGTCGGAGAAACCGTGATGCAATACACCGATAAGCGGGTTAGGCTGCTTGCTTATCATGTGACGTGGAAGAGTGGCAACATTTGCTTGCATGACCATCAAGCGCAACAATGGCTATCGCCTCAGGAGGCGTTATTGCAATCGTTGTGTGTGGCGGACATCCCCTTGATCGAAGCATTGCTTTAA
- a CDS encoding YeaH/YhbH family protein encodes MGHFIDRRLNGKNKSTVNRQRFLRRHKQQIKESISDAVNSRSITDVESGENISIPSRDISEPQFRQGKGGRRDMVHPGNDQFVPGDKIERPQGGAGGGAGEGQASPDGEGQDEFVFQISKDEYLDLLFEDLELPNLQKNQMNKLVEWKTFRSGFKANGVPANIAIVRSLQNSLARRTAMNAGKRRELRELEAKLEELRSTEPARPFEEDELKQQIEALKNKIAATPFLDTFDLRYKNYERKAIPSSQAVMFCLMDVSGSMDQATKDMAKRFYILLYLFLNRTYKNVEVVFIRHHTQAKEVDEHEFFYSQETGGTIVSSALRLMDEIVKKRYSPTEWNIYAAQASDGDNWADDSPGCRELLETSILPVSRYYAYIEITRRAHQTLWREYETLQANYENFAMQNIRSTEDIFPVFRELFKKQVS; translated from the coding sequence ATGGGGCACTTTATTGACCGAAGGCTCAACGGTAAAAACAAGAGCACAGTCAATCGGCAACGTTTTCTGCGCCGCCACAAACAGCAGATCAAAGAGTCGATTTCCGATGCGGTAAACAGCCGTTCAATTACCGATGTAGAGAGTGGAGAGAATATCTCCATTCCCTCTCGGGACATTTCTGAACCTCAATTTCGTCAAGGCAAAGGCGGTAGACGCGACATGGTTCATCCAGGTAACGACCAATTCGTACCTGGCGACAAAATTGAACGCCCGCAAGGTGGCGCTGGAGGCGGCGCTGGTGAGGGACAAGCGAGCCCTGATGGCGAAGGACAAGATGAGTTTGTTTTTCAGATATCTAAAGATGAATATCTTGATCTCCTCTTTGAGGATCTAGAGCTTCCAAATCTGCAGAAAAATCAGATGAACAAACTGGTCGAGTGGAAAACCTTCCGCTCTGGCTTCAAGGCCAATGGTGTGCCCGCCAATATAGCGATCGTTCGCTCTTTGCAAAACTCGCTAGCGCGTCGCACTGCCATGAATGCGGGCAAACGCCGCGAACTGCGTGAACTGGAAGCCAAACTCGAAGAGTTGCGCAGCACCGAACCTGCGCGCCCGTTTGAAGAGGACGAGCTCAAGCAACAAATCGAGGCACTTAAAAATAAAATCGCCGCAACGCCGTTCTTGGATACGTTCGATTTACGCTACAAAAACTATGAGCGTAAAGCGATTCCTAGTAGCCAAGCGGTAATGTTCTGTTTAATGGACGTCTCGGGTTCGATGGATCAAGCCACGAAAGATATGGCAAAACGCTTCTACATACTGCTCTATTTGTTCTTGAACAGAACATATAAGAATGTCGAAGTGGTTTTTATACGTCACCATACACAAGCAAAAGAGGTCGATGAGCACGAGTTTTTCTACTCCCAAGAAACCGGCGGCACCATAGTGTCGAGTGCGCTGAGATTGATGGATGAGATCGTCAAGAAGCGATACTCACCCACTGAGTGGAATATCTATGCAGCGCAAGCATCTGATGGCGATAACTGGGCAGACGATTCACCAGGCTGTCGCGAGCTCCTTGAGACATCGATTTTGCCCGTCTCGCGCTACTACGCGTACATTGAAATTACTCGCCGCGCTCACCAAACCTTATGGCGAGAATACGAGACCTTACAAGCTAACTACGAAAACTTTGCTATGCAGAATATTCGCTCCACGGAAGACATATTCCCTGTATTCAGAGAGCTATTCAAAAAACAAGTCAGTTAG
- the nhaB gene encoding sodium/proton antiporter NhaB — protein MALSFSQAFIKNFLGKSPDWYKVLILLFLAINPLLYKINPFIAGWVLVAQFIFTLAMALKCYPLQPGGLLAIEAVAIGMTSPEMVMHELEGNLEVLLLLVFMVAGIYFMKQLLLFIFTKILLNIRSKTVLSLAFCVASAFLSAFLDALTVIAVVISVATGFYAIYHKVASGKDFQAKHDHTSDEHVQEISRDDLNHYRAFLRSLLLHAGVGTALGGVMTMVGEPQNLIIAGQANWHFGEFMLRMAPVTVPVFFFGLATCFFVEKTKICGYGARLPDSIRQILIEYDLDQTTRRSPQDKAKLWVQAAIAVWLIVGLALHLASVGLIGLTVIVLATSFTGITEEHALGKAFEEALPFTALLAVFFAIVAVIVDQELFTPIITWVLHLEGAEQLAMFYIANGLLSMVSDNVFVGTVYILEVKEALLAGMLTRDEFDILAVAINTGTNLPSVATPNGQAAFLFLLTSTLAPLLRLSYSRMVIMALPYTVVLSLIGLACIELTLVPMTEWMLELGWIHPQTLVPENTTTSHH, from the coding sequence ATGGCATTGTCATTCTCACAAGCCTTTATTAAGAACTTTCTTGGGAAATCCCCAGACTGGTATAAAGTGCTTATCTTACTTTTTCTCGCTATCAATCCGCTGTTATACAAAATAAATCCATTTATTGCGGGTTGGGTGTTGGTCGCCCAGTTTATTTTCACCTTAGCCATGGCGCTGAAATGTTACCCACTTCAGCCCGGCGGCTTACTGGCTATAGAAGCGGTTGCCATTGGTATGACAAGTCCAGAAATGGTCATGCATGAACTGGAAGGCAACCTCGAAGTCCTGTTGTTGCTGGTGTTTATGGTGGCTGGAATCTATTTCATGAAGCAGTTGCTCCTGTTCATTTTCACCAAGATCCTACTTAACATCCGCTCCAAAACCGTCCTGTCGCTCGCTTTTTGTGTTGCATCCGCTTTTCTTTCTGCCTTTTTGGATGCCCTGACCGTCATCGCCGTTGTGATCAGTGTTGCCACTGGCTTCTATGCCATTTACCACAAAGTCGCCTCTGGCAAGGACTTCCAAGCAAAACACGATCATACCAGTGATGAACATGTACAAGAGATCAGCCGTGATGATTTAAATCACTACCGCGCTTTCTTGCGCAGCCTCCTGCTCCATGCGGGTGTCGGTACGGCGTTAGGTGGGGTGATGACCATGGTCGGAGAACCTCAAAACCTGATCATTGCAGGGCAAGCGAACTGGCACTTTGGTGAATTTATGTTGCGGATGGCACCCGTGACGGTACCCGTATTTTTCTTCGGCTTAGCAACATGTTTCTTTGTTGAGAAGACGAAAATATGTGGGTATGGCGCACGACTACCGGACTCAATTCGCCAGATTCTCATTGAATATGATCTCGACCAAACGACCCGTCGTAGTCCGCAAGACAAAGCTAAACTCTGGGTGCAAGCGGCCATTGCCGTATGGTTGATTGTCGGCTTGGCCCTGCACCTCGCGTCTGTTGGCCTCATTGGTCTGACTGTCATCGTATTGGCCACCTCTTTTACTGGGATTACAGAAGAGCACGCACTTGGAAAAGCGTTCGAAGAAGCCTTGCCGTTTACGGCGCTCCTTGCGGTTTTCTTTGCGATCGTCGCTGTGATAGTTGATCAAGAGCTGTTTACCCCGATCATTACTTGGGTACTGCACCTGGAAGGCGCGGAACAACTTGCCATGTTCTATATTGCCAACGGGTTATTATCCATGGTATCCGACAATGTCTTTGTCGGTACGGTTTACATACTTGAAGTCAAAGAGGCATTGCTGGCTGGCATGTTAACGCGTGACGAGTTCGATATTCTCGCTGTCGCGATCAATACAGGGACTAACTTGCCTTCGGTCGCCACCCCAAATGGTCAAGCGGCATTTCTGTTCTTGCTGACTTCGACACTTGCCCCTTTGCTGCGTTTGTCATACAGCCGCATGGTCATTATGGCGCTGCCCTACACCGTGGTTTTATCCCTTATCGGTCTTGCCTGTATAGAACTCACCTTGGTGCCCATGACCGAATGGATGTTAGAACTCGGGTGGATTCATCCTCAAACGCTCGTCCCTGAAAACACAACGACATCCCACCATTAA
- a CDS encoding VOC family protein, producing MNLSFVDTVSIPVADQSKALKFYRDALGFILLRDVSQHKDRWVQLVPQGGQTTISLVKPFASMQPGCVQGLMVKTDDIQRTCDALCQRGVNVSEICATIGGRFATFNDPDGNGWVIVEAQQVMSA from the coding sequence ATGAATCTTTCGTTTGTCGATACCGTCTCGATCCCCGTTGCTGATCAGTCAAAGGCATTGAAATTCTACCGTGATGCGTTGGGCTTTATTTTGTTGAGAGATGTGTCTCAGCACAAAGATCGCTGGGTGCAACTGGTACCGCAAGGAGGACAAACGACAATTTCATTGGTAAAACCGTTTGCTTCGATGCAACCGGGTTGCGTGCAAGGTTTAATGGTAAAAACGGACGATATTCAACGGACGTGTGACGCATTATGTCAGCGTGGGGTTAACGTTTCAGAGATTTGTGCGACGATTGGTGGACGGTTTGCCACGTTCAACGATCCTGATGGTAATGGATGGGTTATCGTTGAAGCACAACAGGTCATGAGTGCCTGA
- the gap gene encoding type I glyceraldehyde-3-phosphate dehydrogenase, translating into MTIKVGINGFGRIGRFVFRASVERNDIEVVAINDLIDVDYMAYMLKYDSTHGRFNGTVEVEGGNLIVNGKTVRVTAERNPTDLKWDEVGVDVVAEATGIFLTDETARQHITAGAKKVVLTGPSKDATPMFVMGVNQDSYAGQDIVSNASCTTNCLAPIAKVLNDKWGIESGLMTTVHATTATQKTVDGPSAKDWRGGRGASQNIIPSSTGAAKAVGVVLPELNGKLTGMAFRVPTANVSVVDLTVNLKEAASYDEICAAMKAASEGEMAGVLGYTEDAVVSQDFIGEVQTSVFDAKAGVALTDKFVKVVSWYDNEIGYSNKVLDLIAHISK; encoded by the coding sequence ATGACTATCAAAGTAGGTATTAACGGTTTTGGCCGTATTGGCCGTTTCGTTTTCCGTGCATCTGTTGAGCGTAACGACATCGAAGTTGTAGCGATCAACGACCTTATCGACGTAGATTACATGGCGTACATGCTTAAGTACGATTCAACTCACGGTCGTTTCAACGGTACTGTTGAAGTTGAAGGTGGTAACCTAATCGTTAACGGTAAGACTGTACGTGTTACCGCTGAGCGTAACCCAACTGACCTTAAGTGGGACGAAGTTGGTGTTGATGTAGTTGCTGAAGCAACAGGTATCTTCCTAACTGACGAAACTGCTCGTCAACACATCACTGCTGGTGCGAAGAAAGTTGTTCTAACTGGTCCTTCTAAAGACGCAACTCCAATGTTCGTTATGGGCGTAAACCAAGATTCTTACGCTGGTCAAGACATCGTTTCTAACGCTTCTTGTACTACTAACTGCCTAGCGCCAATCGCTAAAGTTCTTAACGACAAGTGGGGCATCGAGTCTGGTCTTATGACTACTGTTCACGCTACTACTGCTACTCAGAAGACTGTTGACGGTCCTTCTGCGAAAGACTGGCGTGGTGGTCGTGGTGCTTCTCAGAACATCATCCCATCTTCAACTGGTGCTGCTAAAGCAGTAGGCGTTGTTCTTCCTGAGCTAAACGGCAAACTAACTGGTATGGCTTTCCGCGTACCAACTGCTAACGTTTCTGTAGTTGACCTAACTGTTAACCTAAAAGAAGCTGCTTCTTACGACGAAATCTGTGCTGCTATGAAAGCTGCTTCAGAAGGCGAAATGGCTGGCGTTCTTGGTTACACTGAAGATGCAGTTGTATCTCAAGACTTCATCGGTGAAGTTCAAACTTCAGTATTCGATGCAAAAGCGGGTGTTGCTCTAACTGACAAATTCGTTAAAGTTGTATCTTGGTACGACAACGAAATCGGTTACTCAAACAAAGTTCTAGACCTGATTGCTCACATCTCTAAGTAA
- the dsbB gene encoding disulfide bond formation protein DsbB: MLMFVALYRWSQTRQPWLILLLIIIALELAAMYFQHVMMLAPCVMCIYERVAMVGMGLGAAIGLIAPKNPIVRWLGLGVWGYSSVRSWQLANEHVGYQFPDPNDLFGAQCDIFVNFPDWAPLNEWVPWFFEATGDCSKIVWQFMDLSMPQWLEIISALNIGAFAIIVLSQIIGMVKHRG, translated from the coding sequence CTGCTCATGTTTGTCGCCCTTTATCGTTGGAGCCAGACCCGCCAACCTTGGCTTATCTTACTGTTGATCATCATCGCCTTAGAGTTGGCTGCCATGTACTTCCAGCATGTCATGATGCTCGCCCCCTGTGTCATGTGTATTTACGAACGTGTCGCCATGGTGGGCATGGGCTTAGGTGCGGCAATCGGTTTAATCGCCCCGAAGAATCCGATAGTGCGTTGGCTTGGTCTCGGTGTCTGGGGATACAGTTCAGTACGCAGTTGGCAGCTAGCCAATGAACATGTCGGCTATCAATTTCCTGACCCCAATGACCTGTTTGGCGCTCAATGCGATATTTTCGTCAATTTCCCTGACTGGGCACCGCTTAATGAATGGGTTCCGTGGTTCTTTGAAGCCACAGGGGATTGCAGCAAGATCGTTTGGCAATTTATGGATCTATCGATGCCGCAATGGTTGGAGATTATCAGTGCCCTTAACATCGGCGCGTTTGCAATTATTGTCTTGAGTCAGATCATTGGCATGGTGAAGCATCGCGGATAA
- a CDS encoding D-hexose-6-phosphate mutarotase — protein MHQLSLKPVNALSDYVTICDLDGIPVISVRHPLAEAAISLHGGHLIGYKPTGNDDIIWLSEKAEFNTAKAIRGGIPVCWPWFGKVANPSHGFARTSLWTLDEHRENDEGVIVSLTLQDSEASRDIWPNKFKNQLLFKIGKTLSVELITTNTDDKSWDYSGALHSYFQVDAIQNTAITGMGPSYIDSLQNGDTFEGGETLRFDSETDRVYTQPENAIVIADGQRQLTVENSGDNCAVIWNPWVELSTAMGDMADNSYETMVCVESTISGETVTLAPGESHTLATNVSAS, from the coding sequence ATGCACCAATTATCTCTGAAGCCAGTCAATGCACTATCTGATTACGTGACGATTTGCGATCTCGACGGCATCCCTGTTATCTCAGTTCGTCACCCATTGGCAGAAGCCGCGATCTCACTTCATGGTGGTCACCTCATCGGCTATAAGCCGACGGGCAACGATGACATCATCTGGCTGAGTGAGAAAGCTGAGTTTAATACGGCTAAAGCCATTCGAGGTGGTATCCCCGTTTGCTGGCCTTGGTTTGGTAAAGTCGCTAATCCTTCTCACGGTTTTGCTCGCACCAGTTTGTGGACCTTGGACGAACATCGCGAAAATGATGAAGGTGTGATTGTCTCTCTCACCCTACAAGACAGCGAAGCAAGCCGCGATATCTGGCCTAACAAGTTCAAAAACCAACTGCTCTTTAAAATTGGCAAAACATTGTCGGTAGAACTCATCACCACCAACACCGATGATAAGAGCTGGGATTACAGCGGCGCCTTGCATAGCTACTTCCAAGTCGATGCTATTCAAAACACAGCAATTACCGGTATGGGTCCGAGCTACATTGATAGTCTTCAAAATGGCGATACCTTTGAAGGCGGAGAAACCCTGCGCTTCGATTCAGAAACAGACCGCGTTTACACGCAACCAGAAAACGCCATCGTCATTGCTGATGGCCAGCGCCAGCTAACCGTTGAAAATAGCGGTGACAACTGTGCTGTCATTTGGAACCCATGGGTTGAGCTATCAACTGCGATGGGTGATATGGCTGACAACAGCTACGAAACCATGGTCTGTGTCGAGTCAACAATTAGTGGCGAAACCGTCACGCTCGCACCGGGTGAGTCCCATACTCTCGCGACCAACGTTAGCGCCAGTTAA